In Pseudobythopirellula maris, a single window of DNA contains:
- a CDS encoding metallophosphoesterase family protein produces MAPRQPLRLVHASDLRIDRPLYGLAGAPDAMRTRLRDAPLEAADRVFDCVLTENADALLLSGDVIDLRACAPRELVFLVERFKRLENHGVPVFWAGGRLDPPSAWPRSTPLPENVTVFPAGRVDTHPLVRNGQTIAVVQGVSRPEDAEIDASGFHRDAHGNFTVGVAYGTSDAAGKEGDRVDYMALGGRVRRATVDHEPGVAHFAGSPQGRNPREAGPSGCTVVQVDEEGKTKTRFVATDSIRWAEESLEFTAGTTADQLKSRLRERLDKLVAKTKGVDLLVTWRLHGAGPLVVELREEGLAGELLADLQGRTNLNSQYCWSYALACHDPYEPPLELLDQETILGDLLRQTGVLRRNEAFVLDLGDMLPKPLPDPSLADFAKDRDHEERDDLYNRAAKLGVALMTEGER; encoded by the coding sequence ATGGCCCCGCGGCAACCCCTGCGGCTGGTCCACGCCAGCGACCTACGGATCGACCGCCCCCTGTATGGACTCGCCGGCGCGCCCGACGCGATGCGCACGCGGCTGCGCGACGCGCCGCTCGAGGCGGCCGACCGCGTTTTCGATTGCGTGCTCACCGAGAACGCCGACGCGTTGCTCCTGTCGGGCGACGTGATCGACTTGCGAGCGTGCGCCCCGCGCGAACTCGTGTTTCTCGTCGAGCGATTCAAGCGGCTCGAGAACCACGGCGTGCCGGTCTTCTGGGCCGGCGGCCGGCTCGACCCGCCGAGCGCCTGGCCGAGATCGACGCCGCTGCCGGAGAATGTCACGGTCTTCCCCGCCGGCCGTGTCGACACGCACCCGCTGGTGCGCAACGGCCAAACGATCGCCGTCGTGCAGGGCGTCAGCCGGCCCGAAGACGCCGAGATCGACGCCAGCGGTTTCCACCGCGACGCGCACGGCAATTTCACCGTGGGTGTCGCCTACGGCACGAGCGACGCCGCGGGCAAGGAAGGGGACCGCGTCGACTACATGGCCCTGGGCGGACGCGTGCGTCGCGCCACCGTGGACCACGAGCCGGGCGTCGCCCACTTCGCCGGCTCGCCGCAGGGCCGCAACCCGCGCGAGGCGGGCCCCTCGGGCTGCACCGTGGTGCAGGTCGACGAGGAGGGCAAAACAAAGACACGGTTCGTCGCGACCGACTCGATCCGCTGGGCCGAGGAGTCGCTCGAGTTCACGGCCGGCACGACCGCCGACCAGCTCAAGTCGCGGCTCCGCGAACGGCTCGACAAGCTCGTGGCCAAGACCAAGGGGGTCGACCTGCTGGTCACCTGGCGTTTGCACGGCGCCGGCCCGTTGGTGGTCGAACTGCGTGAGGAAGGCTTGGCCGGCGAGTTGCTCGCCGACTTGCAAGGCCGCACGAATCTCAACAGCCAATACTGCTGGAGCTACGCGCTCGCCTGCCACGACCCGTACGAGCCGCCGCTCGAGCTGCTCGACCAAGAGACGATCCTCGGCGACCTGCTGCGACAAACCGGGGTGCTGCGGCGCAACGAGGCGTTCGTCTTGGACCTTGGCGACATGCTCCCCAAGCCGCTGCCCGATCCTTCGCTCGCCGACTTCGCCAAAGACCGCGACCACGAAGAGCGTGACGACCTGTACAACCGCGCCGCCAAACTCGGCGTCGCCCTGATGACGGAGGGCGAGCGATGA